From the Trifolium pratense cultivar HEN17-A07 linkage group LG4, ARS_RC_1.1, whole genome shotgun sequence genome, the window TAACAAtgataattttgacatttctaCACTCTTTCCTCTCATATTTTTAAGTTTCTCTTCTTTCAaaagtttgagactttgaggTTATGTTATTTTGAGTATTGGCATCAAGAATATATATAGCTATAAATAATGAAGCATTTActtgtattttctttttgtttggaattgtgaaaaatatatttaaggaatgcatttttttttgagCAAATAAAATGCATCTTTTAAAATACTCCCCCGtccaattcataaaaaaaaaattaattttttagatatattgaataattaaatatttggtcTGTAATACACCtctgatcctttttataaggaacacttgaGGAAAAAaatggtcatttttataaaaaaatttgaccaatttttaaatgttttaaatgtttaatttcacttatgcccttatttattatgagagagaatattaaaaataagtaagttagttgaattaagagtaattaaacaAGATTATACATGAaatacatttaaatatataagagtattaaatgaaaataactatgtagCAATATCTGAAATCTGATcggatatattaattattcaattaatctaaaaagtcaaatattgtttataaaaaaatccgtgaaaataattaaatccattgaataataataaataaattgtagcGATATCTGAAATCTGATCTTAGAATTCTATATAGAATCCGAAATAGTGTATTGTTTGGCTCATTTTCCTTAGAATTCTATATAAAGTATAATCCGAAAGAGTGGCTAATTGTGTGGTTTGTTTTTAAGAGGAAATTCGTTTGCAGAAATTAATAGGTGATTGTCCTTATTATGATGATTACGAATATCATTGTTACCCTTTTCCAAACGGCGAATTTTGTTATAGTCCTTATTATGATGATTACGAATATGAATAATAATTGATATTGTTACATGTATGTATACAAAATATTAGAACTGCGTATTTGGGATAAGGTTTACGGACAGACTCGTTTAACCCATAGGCCACGTGGATttaagatcaatttttttttttaatttgtttatatttttttccgCGTGGTTTGGACCGTTAAAATCGTGGTTTATGCAGGTTAAATCCACAAGTTCGCAGGTTGACCCGcgatgcaattttttttattatataattaacaCACATTTTAGAAACTATCGGGttgagtttattaggagacaagtcaATAAGGTCGCTCATGTATATTAGCGAGAGAGGCCACATTATTAGCTAGTTTCCACATTTTCATTGATATTCCCCTTTGTATTTGTGATATAAtgatattattatgaatgaaatataGTAGATActttacggtaaaaaaaaattaggcttaaattggaattttaccccccgttttaaaacgcggacttttacccccctgttttataattttttggattttgcccccctaaaattctgctttcaagtcacaacttcaaagctttgcacacaactcaatttgaatcaataattcaccaaacagatatcgaaatgaccgtaatcgagttatctttccacaaaATAAAACCatactaaatttggagttacaaagagagattaattaccgttttagtgaaggtatgtcccacAAAATTTTTggacaaaatctgctttcgagtcacaacttcaaagcttcgcacacaactcaatttgaatcaataattcaccaaacggatatcaaaatgaccgtaatcgagttatctttctacagaatcaaaccccaataaatttggagttacaaagagagattaattaccgttttagtgaaaaTATGTCCCCTAaatattctgcacaaaatctgctttcgagtcacaacttcaaaacttcgcacagaattctatttggatccataattcaccaaactggtaccgaaatgaccgaaattgagttagttttccacagaatcaaactccacaaaatttggagttacagagagagattaattatcattttagtgaaggtctgtccaaatcaattaatgtatggaactactactgatatttttgtcatgtctctcaccctgtagctcattttcaatagtatttacatttctggaaagctaacgaaattacccttgttgtcatttaaatttcgtcaaatttggagttacgatgtgtttggtagacaatgttgaatttaaaggtcataagtagatttctgcaaaattagtaattggacagaccttcactaaaactgtaattaatctctctttgtaacttcaaatttagtggggtttaaTCCTGTgaaaagctaactcgattatggtcatttcggtatccatttggtgaattattgatccaaattgagttgtgtgcgaagctttgaagttgtgactcgaaagcagattttgtgcagaattttgggggacataccttcactaaaacggtaattaatctctcattgtaacttcaaatttagtggggtttgattatgtggaaagataattcgattacggtcatttcgatatccgtttggtgaattattgatccaaattgggTTGTGtgtgaagctttgaagttgtgacttgaaagcagaattttagggggggcaaaatccaaaaaattataaaacagggggggtaaaagtccgcattttaaaacagggggggtaaaattccgatttaatcaaaacaggggggggcaaaactgcatttaagccaaaaaaactGCATTTGAATAACTAAAATATCATTTGCGTTTATTTTATTGATATGAGGTGTGTGTGGAGAAAAAATGACgaatttgattttgatgcaTTATTGCATAaagaagatagataaactcaaatgtaaaaaactttatttttgttttccttgGAGGAACTAGTGGTTATTCAAAAGCTTTGGAAAAATGATTTACCGTCAAAATTGAGAGTGTTTGGATGGTGATTATTGTTAGAGAAGTTACCTACACGAGTTGCATTAGCTCATAGAGATATCGTTGGTTCATGTACCAATTTAAATTGTGTATTCTGTTCAAGTGTGTTGGAGGACTCCAATCACTTGTTAAAATGAGAGTGTTTGGATGGTGATTATTGttaaaatgatttaaaagcACTAGCTCATAGAGGTATTGTTGGTTCATGTACCGATTTAAATTGTGTATTCTGTTCAAGTGTGTTGCAGGACTCCAATCACTTGTTTTTCAATTGCATTCATGTTAGTATTATTTGGAAGAAGATATATGCTTGGTTGGGTTTGTCTTTCAATGATCAAGAGTGTAGGATTTAATCACTTTTGCACTTTGGCTCCTCAGTGAAATCTAAAAAGAGAATGAAATTTTGTGATTTGATTTGGTTGGCAACAACATGGTGTATTTGGCGAATgtgaaacaatataatttagaGGTGAAAATGCATACTTTCAAGGTCTTTTTGATCATATTAGAATTATCTCTCGGTATTGGATGGTCAACAAGAGTCATTGCATAATCCAAATCCATTGGTTCAACaaccaaaaatttcataaaataataattgacaaagttttgcaattacAACATTTTACAACCCTATTTCACAAATAACTTTCACACATACAAAGGTGTATGGAGTTGGGCACCCTTTCTAACATCTCAACCACtgaatttttatgtatttttcaaTGGTTGGATGGACATTTAACTATGGTAAGAAAATTAATGCATTTGTCTATGGTAAATGCCACCTTATTTTGAAGTACTTCAGTACAAAAAGCATCCTCCATTTCCTTTTTTCTTACAAACTAATGTGTAAAAAATAGAACCCAAATTTTCTACTGTCACCGCCGACGGCATGCATTTACATAGTCACTAAATtgagatattttttaaaattactgAGTTAGAGATCTGAATGATCCAATCTTAATCAGACGGTCACAAATCTCTTAATTATGTGAATCCGTATAGTCGGTAACTTTAAGAAACCTGGATTGAGACATGACTTTATAATGGATGTGATTTAAAATATGCCAAAACACCAACAAGAGGTGCATTGATATATGTTGTAGGTTCTGAGTGTACAAAATCAGCTCTAGAATCAACATATTCATCATTGATATTAGGTCCCCCAACAACAGCTCCTACAAGCAAATTGGGATTTGGATTTTGGGTTTCAAAATAATTGGATCCTCCTTTGCAATTGATTTTGCTAGGATGTTGATCAATAGAAGGTAATGATGAAGCACGATGATGTATTCTTTGGGGAAATTTTTGTCCATATCCAACCATGTATGACATACTCAATGGGTTGCTTCCAAGTATGTAGTCTACCTGCAtataattcaccaaaaaaattggaaaactTATTAACATAATTTCTATCAACAATTAAccaacttaaaaataatttcttgTTCAACTAAGTTATTGCCTTATTGGACTTAAGTGTTTAACGAGTTCCGGTTATAGACAAATCGACCGAGATAATAAACTGAACTTCTAATTCAGCCTCTAATTCCTATGAAACACATATCCTCTTTAGATTAGGCGTGTTTCAGTGTCGGACACACATTAATGTCTGCACCGACACGATACCTatacttatgattacattgaattatattATTGTCGGTGTCGTCGTGTCTAGTGTCCGTGTCTGTGTTTCATAGATTATTTCAACTTAAGATAGCATTAAAATCTAACAATGAGAAGCATGCAAATCCAGTTTATTAgtaaataatttgatatataaCCTAAATTTTGCATATAAACCTACCTGACTTCTTGCTAATTGTTTAAGTCTCtttgaagaagctaaaactCCACCACCACaatcaatctttttatttaCAGTATTCAAATATCCAGCATAAACCAACAAAAGAAATGAGTATGATGTTGCATGCTGCAAGTTACTCCCACTAGTCTTGAATAGAAGTCCAcctaatttaaaatatatttagtttataaCAATGCCAAATATATAACAACaatccccgaaccagattcaactaatggtgaaagccaaaaaatatatatatataacaaccaaaaaaaatatcaaatttgactGCGGAGTTGTGATGAAATCAGGAATATACTTTGAATTAATTATAAATGATAATCTACCTCGAGAGTATGAGACTGAAACCAAGGGTGATTCAGGTAGCACAGCACATATAAACTTGTCAGCATTGAGGTTAAAAGGCTTAGAAGCTGGATTATTAACTAGAAGCTGCTTATGAttaaaaacagaacaaaaatgTTACAATGTCAAAAATTGGGAgcataacaaaataataatcaatgtTAAGATAAAACAAGACAGTTTTTACTTAAACAAACCTTAGAAATTAGAACATTGATGCCAGCATCCTTTGAGTCCCATCCAAATTCACCATAATTTTTCACATTGTGAATGTTTTGTTTAATGTAATTCCAGTAATTAGGTAGCTTAGTAGCCTTCAGTAACCATGCTGCTCCCCACACCAATTCATCCTGTAATTAGTTTAACAACATGATGATGTAAAGAGTATCGGATAGTCaccataattaatgtatttggtcagactagatacattaattattcaataaatcaaaaaaagtgaaatgtttcttttaaaaataaccGGATGAAGTAATAGATTATAGACCAGACCTACCTGGTAGCCACCATAATCACAATAGAATGGGCACACATAAGGACCAAGGCTGTCATTGTATGATCCTCTGTATTTATCTGCAAAGTCAAAAACCTAATTCCATAGAAAAGGAAAAGttgtataaaaattattgtgtaAAGCCAAAATATATATACCGGTGTGAATCCCCTTCAAATTACGAAAATAAATTATGTGTAGTCAAACTACTAATGGTTcaattcaatgttttaaaattatattcgAGATCAAATCAATAAAACTTCTAGTTGTGGTTCAACCGGATGAAGAAAAAACAggtacaaaaaacaaaaatccaaaTTAGTTGAACCAGGTCAAACCAAGTTCAATTTGTTTCAACCTGATTATATTCAAATTGAAATCAAACCAACTGACAATTCAGCCGATTCACAGTTAAACCAGCTTAGTCAAATGATTTaatccggtttttaaaacattgatttgaCCGCGAAGAATTCAAGttctcaaattaaaaatttaaaagaaaaagtatattGTATTTACCATTATGGCCCTTTGGAGGAGCCTTTCAGAATACCCAACATTATgcttaaatttcttaaaagcaATAGAAGAAGCAGCAAGTGCAGCTGCAATTTCAGCTGAAACTTCAGATCCAGGATTCTCCTTACTAACAAAAAATGATGTTCTAGGAGTATCCATATCTTCAGGTCTCTCCCAACAATTATGATCACCAAATGGGTCACCAACTTGTGCAAAAACAAAACCAGGGGTATTTGTGGCTTTTAGGAAATAATCAGTGGCCCAACCTATTGCATCTAGTGCATTGTTAAGTTCAGGACCCATGAATTTTCCAAACTCTATTACACTCCATGCTAACATTGTTGTTGAAAATGCCATTGGAAAATTGAATTTCACATTGTCACCAGCATCATAGTAACCACCAACCAAGTCAACCTATTATGTGTAGATGGGTCATTGGGAAATCatgttttaataataaaatataatataataatatactaaatatatatagatcataaacagaaaaataaattaaagaggGTTGAGCATGGCTCATATGCATCAGGAGGAGGTTGGGGGCGGCCCATGAGTCGAGCTAGCAGAAGGAATTATTATTGTTGTAAATATTGTTTGCAACACTGATAATTTATTCATCCATCTAATAAAAATGTGTTATAGCAAATTCTACAGTCGAAAATATACCACCACCTGAAAAACTTTGTTATTAAACTTCTTGTGTGTTCATTGTTTGATTTATTCGTTATTTCCTTTTGTTATTAGTGTTCCAACAaagaacaattaaaaataaaaagtatttgtCTTATGAAAAGGCAAAGAGCCATTTTAATTTTCCATGTTCCACAAGTCACTCTATTAAGTGATCACATCTAGTTttatactttaattttttattaactggtatatattatttattcagGCTCACAAATGTTGTAAGAACACAAattaagaatataaaaaatataatataatttgatGTGTGTAATATTTAATcttgtattttttaatatactttCAAATAATTTCATAGTGacttaaattattataattttgactCTTATGTCTATGAAATTTTCTAATGTTACTCGTAATAGAGGGCACGTGTTTAATTTAGTAAATAGTCCAATAAAATATCCAATAAACaatttagtaataataataataatgataatgaaatttgtttctgtaaaaaaaaaaaataataatgaaatttgTGTGCCTTTTCCTCTATAAAAATCccaatgaaaataagaaattattttcatattttaaattgagTCTTGAACAACAAGAGAACGCATGACTCAacttacataaaaataaaagacacaTGACCCAACTTTGTTGGGCTTGAAAACTAAAAGAAAATTGTAACTAAAATGGTGTGTAAAGCACACACGTAAAAAGATATAGTAAAAATCTAAATATTCATTAATACTAGCAAAGTAAAGTTTTATTCAATTCACTGTCacattttttatatactttaaatGTACTCGGTCACGTCTTTAACATAATATACAACTGACAATATCGATAAAGTTAGACTAAATATTTTTAtccaaaatttttaaattgtgtgtgtgagttttatATAGCTAATGTAAGTCATTTCATCTaccgaaagaaaaaaaaataaaaaaacactctGCCATATTCCAACAcaataaaacaatgaaa encodes:
- the LOC123919489 gene encoding endoglucanase 8-like isoform X2, with translation MGLEQRFVMMVVICIILGASERSMGLKHNYEEALAKSILFFEGQRSGKLPPTQRMSWRKDSAFGDGFQLDDDRFFDKVDLVGGYYDAGDNVKFNFPMAFSTTMLAWSVIEFGKFMGPELNNALDAIGWATDYFLKATNTPGFVFAQVGDPFGDHNCWERPEDMDTPRTSFFVSKENPGSEVSAEIAAALAASSIAFKKFKHNVGYSERLLQRAIMVFDFADKYRGSYNDSLGPYVCPFYCDYGGYQDELVWGAAWLLKATKLPNYWNYIKQNIHNVKNYGEFGWDSKDAGINVLISKLLVNNPASKPFNLNADKFICAVLPESPLVSVSYSRGGLLFKTSGSNLQHATSYSFLLLVYAGYLNTVNKKIDCGGGVLASSKRLKQLARSQVDYILGSNPLSMSYMVGYGQKFPQRIHHRASSLPSIDQHPSKINCKGGSNYFETQNPNPNLLVGAVVGGPNINDEYVDSRADFVHSEPTTYINAPLVGVLAYFKSHPL
- the LOC123919489 gene encoding endoglucanase 8-like isoform X1; this encodes MAFSTTMLAWSVIEFGKFMGPELNNALDAIGWATDYFLKATNTPGFVFAQVGDPFGDHNCWERPEDMDTPRTSFFVSKENPGSEVSAEIAAALAASSIAFKKFKHNVGYSERLLQRAIMVFDFADKYRGSYNDSLGPYVCPFYCDYGGYQDELVWGAAWLLKATKLPNYWNYIKQNIHNVKNYGEFGWDSKDAGINVLISKLLVNNPASKPFNLNADKFICAVLPESPLVSVSYSRGGLLFKTSGSNLQHATSYSFLLLVYAGYLNTVNKKIDCGGGVLASSKRLKQLARSQVDYILGSNPLSMSYMVGYGQKFPQRIHHRASSLPSIDQHPSKINCKGGSNYFETQNPNPNLLVGAVVGGPNINDEYVDSRADFVHSEPTTYINAPLVGVLAYFKSHPL